One window from the genome of Candidatus Poribacteria bacterium encodes:
- a CDS encoding sigma-54-dependent Fis family transcriptional regulator yields MDERQRRILIVDDDPSDLEVIAEALEREGYEIVKARSGKTALKIINSEDFDLVVTDLKLPDLDGMEILKKAKEEIPYVEVIVLTGYGTVEGAVEAMQSGAFTFLQKPVDINILRQTASRAIEKRELELENLRLKEQIERKYRFENIIGRSPQMQEIFRQIRRVAPTKANVLIIGETGTGKEVIARAIHQNSPRRDKPFIAVNCAAIPKDLLESELFGHEKGAFTGAVRQRTGYFELADGGTLLLDEIGEMSPEVQAKLLRAIETREFWRVGASKPIQVDVRIISSTNRDLEEAVREGKFREDLYYRLKVFTIKVPPLRERREDIPLLVQHFIEEICKQNNRSPIKISREAMDKLISYSWPGNVRQLRNVIESVIITATSDTIELKDLPEEIRGSTPADKDESDRIDIRVGMSMEDIEREAIKRTLIETGGNKTKAANILKIGLRTLYRKIKQYGLEDLS; encoded by the coding sequence TTGGACGAGAGGCAAAGACGTATTCTCATAGTGGACGATGACCCCTCCGATCTGGAGGTGATAGCCGAGGCGCTTGAGAGGGAGGGATATGAGATCGTCAAGGCGCGATCCGGTAAAACGGCACTTAAGATAATCAATTCTGAGGACTTCGATCTGGTGGTTACCGATCTGAAACTGCCCGATCTGGACGGGATGGAGATATTGAAAAAGGCGAAGGAGGAGATACCCTATGTCGAGGTGATCGTGCTGACCGGATATGGAACCGTGGAGGGGGCCGTCGAGGCGATGCAGAGCGGAGCTTTCACCTTCCTTCAAAAGCCCGTTGATATCAATATCCTGAGACAGACCGCCAGTAGGGCGATCGAGAAGCGGGAGCTGGAGCTTGAAAACCTCCGCCTTAAGGAACAGATAGAGCGCAAATACAGGTTTGAAAACATCATCGGCAGAAGCCCCCAGATGCAGGAGATCTTCCGTCAGATAAGGAGGGTCGCCCCGACAAAGGCGAACGTGCTGATCATAGGTGAAACCGGCACGGGCAAAGAGGTCATCGCCAGGGCCATCCATCAGAACAGCCCCCGCAGGGACAAACCCTTTATCGCCGTCAACTGCGCCGCCATACCGAAGGATCTGCTCGAAAGCGAGCTCTTCGGCCACGAAAAGGGCGCTTTCACGGGAGCCGTCAGACAGCGGACCGGATATTTCGAGCTCGCCGACGGCGGAACGTTGCTGCTGGATGAGATAGGCGAGATGAGCCCGGAGGTGCAGGCGAAACTGCTCAGAGCTATAGAGACCCGCGAGTTCTGGAGGGTCGGCGCCAGCAAACCCATACAGGTGGACGTGCGTATCATCTCATCGACCAACCGAGATCTGGAGGAGGCCGTAAGGGAGGGGAAGTTCAGGGAGGATCTCTACTATAGGCTGAAGGTCTTCACGATCAAGGTGCCGCCGCTGCGCGAAAGACGGGAGGATATCCCGCTCCTGGTCCAGCACTTCATCGAGGAGATCTGTAAACAGAACAACAGGTCCCCGATCAAGATCTCCCGCGAGGCTATGGATAAGCTGATAAGCTATAGCTGGCCCGGCAACGTGAGGCAGCTCAGAAATGTGATCGAAAGCGTCATCATCACGGCCACATCGGATACGATCGAACTCAAGGATCTGCCCGAGGAGATCAGGGGATCGACGCCCGCTGATAAGGATGAATCGGACAGGATCGACATCCGCGTGGGCATGTCTATGGAGGATATAGAGCGTGAGGCGATAAAGCGAACGCTGATAGAAACG
- a CDS encoding two-component sensor histidine kinase: MWKLWFISELLTVTAAISVLLFLLRRRGRLRIETRGRVKMLIRGLAHEIRNPLNSLNAHLQLLQEDIASDERLKDAGEYLDRIERIRGEVQRLNRILNDFLRYMRLPDPKLAPTDMRSLVDEVLDFIEPESRRLGVEVMRKMEPVPLVMADAAQVKQALLNLILNAHDAMPKGGRMTVSVKPDGRFVRIDVSDTGAGIPPEMIDRIFEPFYSTKGEGTGLGLSMVKQIMDNHSGQVRVKSEEGKGTTASLLFPVR, encoded by the coding sequence TTGTGGAAGCTATGGTTTATCTCCGAACTCCTCACCGTAACGGCGGCTATTTCCGTCCTCCTGTTCCTCCTTCGGCGCCGGGGCAGGCTGAGGATCGAGACGCGCGGAAGGGTTAAGATGCTGATAAGAGGATTGGCACATGAGATAAGAAATCCCCTCAACAGCCTTAACGCCCACCTTCAGCTCCTACAGGAGGATATAGCTTCCGACGAGCGGCTGAAGGATGCGGGGGAGTACCTGGACAGGATCGAGAGGATCAGAGGGGAGGTACAGAGGTTAAACAGGATACTCAACGATTTCCTCAGATACATGCGTCTGCCCGATCCAAAGCTCGCCCCCACCGATATGAGGTCCCTCGTCGACGAGGTTTTGGACTTCATAGAGCCGGAATCCCGAAGGCTGGGCGTGGAGGTGATGAGAAAGATGGAGCCCGTTCCACTGGTGATGGCCGATGCGGCGCAGGTTAAACAGGCATTGCTTAACCTCATACTCAACGCGCACGATGCCATGCCGAAGGGAGGTAGGATGACCGTCTCGGTCAAACCGGACGGCAGATTCGTCAGGATAGATGTATCGGACACCGGAGCCGGCATTCCGCCCGAGATGATCGACAGGATATTCGAGCCTTTCTACTCGACCAAGGGCGAAGGGACAGGACTGGGATTATCCATGGTCAAGCAGATCATGGATAACCATTCGGGCCAGGTTAGGGTGAAAAGCGAAGAGGGAAAGGGCACGACAGCCTCCTTGCTTTTCCCCGTGAGGTGA
- a CDS encoding SPOR domain-containing protein: protein MNRKIVPVLLSFLLSGLGQIYKREYSKGGSLALLEMTSILLISSRQPTLYELGILGFPIIWVLGMLDAADLLSFEYLLAGDRWKWLVIGGSFLAIALATGMFVGAMWRFRPLPSHKVAAPEKTIKPTIPSKPISVEKRSDRPEGRYIISFGAFKIEDNARRYASRLNRMGYSVKLRSIGDKWMVIMGGFNTIDEARAKALELNRNGLDCYAAETNRPRFPVFIPQKGR, encoded by the coding sequence ATGAATCGGAAGATCGTCCCTGTGTTGTTGTCCTTTCTGCTCAGCGGGTTAGGACAGATCTACAAAAGGGAATATTCCAAGGGCGGTTCACTGGCCCTTTTAGAGATGACCTCCATACTGCTTATCTCAAGCAGACAACCCACTCTGTATGAGTTAGGTATCCTGGGATTCCCGATAATATGGGTGCTTGGAATGCTCGACGCAGCCGATCTGCTCTCCTTCGAGTATCTCCTCGCCGGGGATAGATGGAAATGGCTGGTTATCGGTGGAAGCTTCCTCGCCATAGCCCTAGCAACGGGGATGTTCGTCGGAGCGATGTGGAGGTTCCGTCCATTACCTTCCCATAAGGTGGCAGCACCTGAAAAGACGATAAAGCCGACGATACCGTCTAAACCCATTTCAGTTGAAAAACGATCGGATAGACCGGAGGGGAGATATATCATCAGCTTCGGAGCTTTCAAGATCGAGGATAACGCCAGACGATACGCGTCCCGGCTCAACAGGATGGGGTATTCGGTCAAACTGAGATCGATCGGCGATAAATGGATGGTCATAATGGGCGGGTTTAACACCATCGATGAAGCCCGAGCGAAAGCGCTGGAGTTAAACCGCAACGGGCTGGATTGTTATGCGGCCGAGACGAATAGGCCCAGATTTCCCGTCTTCATACCCCAAAAAGGCAGATGA